In Bactrocera oleae isolate idBacOlea1 chromosome 3, idBacOlea1, whole genome shotgun sequence, a genomic segment contains:
- the LOC106614967 gene encoding NF-kappa-B inhibitor cactus, with product MSKPNPVVKCIASDNKNTNITDESGTSVSTILAANVDNKHIPGKNEFLENIDIEDPSQGTDSGFLSGPQSSFQEEQEGEKYSSDGNDANNLNRSKSNIIARERHVKNITGISQPHDKSQGNIFVVDSGCIEEEEYEEFNDSDTKSDRDLTTKQTLHSKPQSAIAATKNSNLSEEMRLKHDVESHISERFCNLSLESGTANNLNAADRIPTVQSTATSNKSLGLSQLPVGEQIFQQNDDGDTYLHLACISGQDSLVAALIPLAMQQWLLNIKNDYEQTPLHLAALYSHKTIMRMLLLAGAEPNIRDCDGNTALHIACENGDEQSVTALTTPFSALEVNAAYQQYGYAQSKLVNNFEIRNYDGEYCVHLAAEMGNLQILRSLVQSGADINAREGKGGYTPLHISVERNNEELLNFLLLYCKPKLNLEAITFGRRTAYQLACISNRSQMQLILEKHGAKQLPPPDEDESSDDESSDDE from the exons ATGTCGAAGCCAAACCCAGTAGTGAAGTGTATAGCGAGTgataacaaaaatacaaatattacagACGAGAGTGGTACAAGTGTTTCAACCATTTTAGCGGCTAACGTAGATAATAAACACATTCCGGGGAAAAATGAGTTTTTAGAAAACATTGATATTGAGGATCCATCTCAAGGGACAGATTCGGGCTTTTTGTCTGGTCCTCAAAGCTCTTTTCAAGAAGAGCAGGAGGGAGAAAAATATAGCTCCGATGGAAACGATGCAAACAACCTCAACAGATCCAAATCAAATATTATTGCAAGAGAACGTCACGTCAAAAACATTACCGGAATTTCCCAACCACACGATAAAAGTCAAGggaatatatttgttgttgattCGGGTTGtatagaagaagaagaatacGAAGAGTTCAACGATTCAGATACCAAATCCGACCGCGACTTAACTACCAAACAAACACTGCATAGTAAACCACAGTCTGCAATTGCTGCAACCAAGAATTCGAATTTAAGCGAAGAAATGAGACTCAAACATGATGTAGAAAGTCATATATCGGAAAGGTTTTGCAATCTAAGTTTAGAAAGTGGAActgcaaataatttaaatgctgCTGATAGAATTCCAACCGTGCAATCGACAGCGACATCAAATAAATCGTTAGGATTGTCTCAACTGCCTGTAGgagaacaaatttttcaacaaaatgaTGATGGAGACAC TTACCTTCATTTGGCATGCATATCTGGGCAAGATAGTTTAGTAGCTGCCCTTATCCCACTAGCTATGCAACAATGGCTTCTGAACATAAAAAATGATTATGAACAAACCCCGCTGCACTTGGCAGCGCTTTATAGCCATAAAACCATTATGCGTATGCTATTACTTGCTGGCGCCGAG CCGAATATACGAGATTGCGATGGAAACACAGCATTGCATATTGCTTGTGAAAACGGAGATGAACAAAGTGTTACTGCTTTAACAACACCATTTAGCGCCCTAGAAGTCAATGCTGCATATCAACAATATGGATACGCTCAGAGTAAACttgtaaacaattttgaaatcagAAATTATGACG GCGAATATTGTGTTCATTTAGCTGCCGAGATGGGTAATCTTCAAATACTAAGATCTTTGGTGCAATCTGGAGCGGATATCAATGCCAGA GAAGGAAAAGGTGGATACACACCACTACATATCTCGGTCGAAAGGAACAATGAGGAACTATTAAACTTCCTATTACTTTATTGCAAGCCCAAACTGAACTTGGAAGCAATTACTTTCGGACGACGAACTGCATATCAATTGGCATGCATTTCGAATAGATCACAAATGCAACTCATTTTGGAAAAGCATGGCGCAAAACAACTACCGCCGCCAGATGAAGATGAAAGCAGTGACGATGAAAGCAGTGACGATGAATAA
- the LOC106614966 gene encoding NF-kappa-B inhibitor cactus: protein MSNKNTAESKSVNKNTDEESGHKKEVSGNIDYDLAHGTDSGFLSGPQNSFFEEHEESKHSSAENISNSFNSQNPNINKSVHKDGNYANISDHCQKAAEELCIVDSGCIEEEECESNDLHADIVQPNTRSRPQVINSPNQTSVSEVTSSQDNKMKSKQDVDAHISEHFCNLSLQHGTINNLGASCKDSTVDPEPAITTKSSTELNQLPAWEQYYQQNDEGDTYLHLACISGYDNVVAALFRLAIHPCLLDIKNDYGQTPLHLAALTKQRKIMRMLLLAGAKPTIRDNNGNTALHIACMSGDEQCVNALTVPFSASEINEAHRQFGYRSNDKRVSSLSYECLPTGLEIRNYNGEYCVHLAAEGGHLQILKTLVQSGADINAREGKGGYTPLHISIEKGNEELFNFLLDDCKPNLEATTFGRLTAYQLTCILKRSQMQSSLEKYGAEPLSPPDSECESSDDESDFEESKNYDRFVDTGYFGGNAMAVM from the exons atgtCGAATAAAAATACTGCGGAATCTAAAAGTGTAAATAAGAACACCGACGAAGAAAGTGGTCATAAGAAAGAGGTTTCAGGAAATATAGACTACGATTTGGCACACGGTACGGATTCGGGGTTTCTTTCAGGACCCCAAAATTCTTTCTTCGAAGAACATGAAGAATCAAAACATAGTTCTGCTGAAAACATTAGTAACAGTTTTAATTCGCAAAATCCCAATATTAATAAATCAGTACATAAAGATGGTAATTATGCTAATATTAGCGATCATTGTCAAAAAGCTGCAGAGGAATTATGTATTGTTGATTCTGGCTGCATTGAGGAAGAAGAATGTGAATCCAACGATTTGCATGCCGACATTGTACAGCCCAATACAAGATCTCGACCACAAGTAATCAACTCTCCAAACCAAACCAGTGTATCTGAAGTTACAAGTTCACaagataataaaatgaaatcaaagCAAGATGTTGATGCTCATATTTCGGAACACTTTTGTAATCTTAGTTTACAACACGgtacaataaataatttggGCGCGTCTTGCAAAGATTCTACCGTGGACCCTGAACCAGCGATAACAACAAAGTCATCGACTGAACTCAATCAATTGCCAGCGTGGGAACAATACTACCAACAAAATGATGAAGGAGATAC ctATCTTCATTTGGCTTGCATATCGGGGTACGACAATGTGGTAGCTGCCCTTTTCCGCCTCGCTATACATCCTTGTCTGTTGGACATAAAAAACGATTACGGACAAACTCCCTTACATCTAGCTGCACtaacaaaacaaagaaaaatcatGCGCATGCTATTGCTTGCCGGTGCCAAG CCAACCATACGCGACAACAACGGAAACACAGCCTTACATATTGCTTGCATGTCTGGTGATGAGCAATGTGTGAATGCTTTAACAGTTCCATTTAGTGCTTCAGAGATCAATGAAGCTCATCGTCAATTTGGTTACAGATCCAATGATAAGCGAGTTTCTTCCCTTAGTTATGAATGTTTACCCACAGGTTTGGAAATTCGCAATTACAAtg GCGAATATTGTGTTCATTTGGCTGCCGAAGGAGGCCATTTACAAATACTAAAAACTTTAGTACAGTCTGGAGCGGATATTAATGCCAGA GAAGGAAAAGGTGGATACACACCTCTACATATTTCTATTGAAAAGGGTAATGAGGAGTTATTTAATTTCCTCCTGGATGATTGTAAACCGAACTTGGAAGCAACCACTTTCGGGCGGCTGACTGCATATCAGCTAACATGCATTCTGAAGAGGTCACAAATGCAAAGCAGTTTAGAAAAATATGGCGCAGAGCCATTATCACCACCGGATAGCGAATGTGAAAGCAGCGACGACGAATCGGATTTTGAAGAATCTAAG aacTATGACAGATTCGTCGACACGGGATACTTCGGAGGCAATGCTATGGCAGTCATGTAA
- the LOC106614921 gene encoding uncharacterized protein isoform X3, with the protein MSRKYFHIEITLIYFLLLIPWPQTHIIKLLCSKDSSRLVRKIVRSKWIPILDKYSAKLPLECPLHPLRDVFSPYQDAKKRDRPTQWTCRLCGKSFYQERFLDLHFETRHKSIINEAEDAVCLADFCDIMRCEVFQTEESSSLTTSDQHVVTDIEVWGDSLGQNSALAKANTPYLSLIPLRTSSIGGTRAAKVQTRQLCQDKIGQNKFKDTVENIIIAEKSKQTTTIIANEPIKNMKKGHADGEHSTGSSTNAEHNKAANTQTPTHPRSQKAKKKGSKEQDHNETDEGNTNQPDNSSTHKNDNGNIQKTRSSCKAEELNKLKLQCEALVRSCISGLLLTMTDQMFKEMEEEMNRAVCWYLSCERYWEDGPLESRTFPWGLTLILIFVLSTGVCFCYYIIWILFDSEETIINTNQHDYMYQRYQQSGPIKHPHQQQQQQHQTMTSTGMYSGMRQNAAQPYYYQQSAHELYPEQLQYDYRHSPRRYRTESHTQNTSTVADMAGTPHHRHVPTQSHVYQQDILDRRDYTSRPIATTAVTTVGGKSMNSSGGAPKSASTAGLGTSGVTTLDSEPSMSVAAGGGRHYNTHPRPLTSHHRNSGASQHSLRASSSIHEFMQNDIGQNEHYIYVTYPPDLKKRYFDKYE; encoded by the exons ATTACCTTTAGAATGCCCGTTACATCCGCTACGTGATGTTTTTTCTCCATACCAAGATGCCAAAAAACGAGACCGACCGACCCAGTGGACATGTCGCCTGTGTGGTAAAAGCTTCTATCAAGAAAGATTTTTGGACTTACATTTTGAGACGCGTCACAAAAGTATCATTAATGAG GCTGAGGATGCCGTCTGCTTGGCGGATTTTTGTGATATAATGCGATGCGAAGTATTCCAAACAGAGGAATCATCCAGCTTGACCACCAGCGACCAGCATGTCGTCACCGATATTGAAGTTTGGGGCGATTCTCTGGGTCAGAATTCGGCATTAGCTAAGGCGAATACGCCATATTTGAGTTTGATACCTCTAAg GACTTCATCTATAGGCGGTACACGAGCGGCTAAAGTACAAACTCGTCAATTATGTCAAGACAAAATTGGTCAGAATAAATTTAAGGACACTG tcgaaaatataattattgctGAAAAGAGCAAGCAGACGACAACCATCATTGCCAATgaaccaataaaaaatatgaaaaagggACATGCTGACGGTGAACATTCAACAGGAAGTTCTACAAATGCGGAGCACAACAAGGCTGCCAATACACAAACGCCAACACACCCCCGTAGTCAGAAAGCCAAAAAGAAAGGCTCAAAGGAACAAGATCACAATGAGACAGACGAGGGAAATACGAATCAACCTGACAATAGCAGCACGCACAAAAACGATAATGGAAACATTCAGAAGACCCGCTCCAGTTGCAAGGCCGAAGAACTTAACAAGCTGAAATTGCAATGCGAGGCTTTGGTTCGCAGTTGCATCTCTGGTCTTCTGTTGACTATGACGGATCAGATGTTTAAAGAAATGGAAG AGGAAATGAATAGAGCCGTTTGTTGGTATTTATCATGCGAACGCTATTGGGAGGATGGTCCGCTTGAGTCCCGCACATTTCCTTGGGGGTTGACGTTAATACTAATTTTCGTGTTATCGACTGGAGTATGCTTTTGCTACTACATTATTTGGATATTATTTGA TTCCGAGGAGACGataatcaatacaaatcaacacgATTACATGTACCAACGGTATCAGCAATCGGGTCCAATAAAACACCCGcaccagcaacagcagcagcagcaccagACAATGACGTCTACCGGTATGTACAGTGGCATGCGTCAGAACGCGGCCCAGCCTTACTATTACCAACAGTCGGCCCACGAATTATACCCCGAACAACTTCAATACGACTATCGCCACAGTCCAAGACGATACAGGACCGAGTCCCATACGCAGAACACTTCAACGGTAGCCGACATGGCTGGAACACCACACCATCGACATGTACCGACGCAGAGTCACGTTTACCAACAGGACATTTTAGACCGACGCGACTATACAAGTAGACCTATTGCCACAACAGCGGTTACAACTGTAGGTGGCAAGTCGATGAACAGTTCCGGCGGTGCACCAAAGTCTGCGAGCACCGCAGGTCTGGGGACATCCGGCGTCACAACGTTGGATAGCGAACCGAGCATGAGTGTGGCTGCGGGAGGAGGACGGCATTACAATACTCACCCACGGCCCCTAACCTCTCATCATCGGAATAGTGGCGCCTCTCAGCATTCATTACGCGCTTCATCATCTATTCATGAATTTATGCAGAATGACATAGGCCAAAATGAGCATTACATCTATGTTACGTATCCGCCAGATCTAAAAAAACGCTATTTTGATAAATACGAATAA
- the LOC106614921 gene encoding uncharacterized protein isoform X4 translates to MYITLIYFLLLIPWPQTHIIKLLCSKDSSRLVRKIVRSKWIPILDKYSAKLPLECPLHPLRDVFSPYQDAKKRDRPTQWTCRLCGKSFYQERFLDLHFETRHKSIINEAEDAVCLADFCDIMRCEVFQTEESSSLTTSDQHVVTDIEVWGDSLGQNSALAKANTPYLSLIPLRTSSIGGTRAAKVQTRQLCQDKIGQNKFKDTVENIIIAEKSKQTTTIIANEPIKNMKKGHADGEHSTGSSTNAEHNKAANTQTPTHPRSQKAKKKGSKEQDHNETDEGNTNQPDNSSTHKNDNGNIQKTRSSCKAEELNKLKLQCEALVRSCISGLLLTMTDQMFKEMEEEMNRAVCWYLSCERYWEDGPLESRTFPWGLTLILIFVLSTGVCFCYYIIWILFDSEETIINTNQHDYMYQRYQQSGPIKHPHQQQQQQHQTMTSTGMYSGMRQNAAQPYYYQQSAHELYPEQLQYDYRHSPRRYRTESHTQNTSTVADMAGTPHHRHVPTQSHVYQQDILDRRDYTSRPIATTAVTTVGGKSMNSSGGAPKSASTAGLGTSGVTTLDSEPSMSVAAGGGRHYNTHPRPLTSHHRNSGASQHSLRASSSIHEFMQNDIGQNEHYIYVTYPPDLKKRYFDKYE, encoded by the exons ATTACCTTTAGAATGCCCGTTACATCCGCTACGTGATGTTTTTTCTCCATACCAAGATGCCAAAAAACGAGACCGACCGACCCAGTGGACATGTCGCCTGTGTGGTAAAAGCTTCTATCAAGAAAGATTTTTGGACTTACATTTTGAGACGCGTCACAAAAGTATCATTAATGAG GCTGAGGATGCCGTCTGCTTGGCGGATTTTTGTGATATAATGCGATGCGAAGTATTCCAAACAGAGGAATCATCCAGCTTGACCACCAGCGACCAGCATGTCGTCACCGATATTGAAGTTTGGGGCGATTCTCTGGGTCAGAATTCGGCATTAGCTAAGGCGAATACGCCATATTTGAGTTTGATACCTCTAAg GACTTCATCTATAGGCGGTACACGAGCGGCTAAAGTACAAACTCGTCAATTATGTCAAGACAAAATTGGTCAGAATAAATTTAAGGACACTG tcgaaaatataattattgctGAAAAGAGCAAGCAGACGACAACCATCATTGCCAATgaaccaataaaaaatatgaaaaagggACATGCTGACGGTGAACATTCAACAGGAAGTTCTACAAATGCGGAGCACAACAAGGCTGCCAATACACAAACGCCAACACACCCCCGTAGTCAGAAAGCCAAAAAGAAAGGCTCAAAGGAACAAGATCACAATGAGACAGACGAGGGAAATACGAATCAACCTGACAATAGCAGCACGCACAAAAACGATAATGGAAACATTCAGAAGACCCGCTCCAGTTGCAAGGCCGAAGAACTTAACAAGCTGAAATTGCAATGCGAGGCTTTGGTTCGCAGTTGCATCTCTGGTCTTCTGTTGACTATGACGGATCAGATGTTTAAAGAAATGGAAG AGGAAATGAATAGAGCCGTTTGTTGGTATTTATCATGCGAACGCTATTGGGAGGATGGTCCGCTTGAGTCCCGCACATTTCCTTGGGGGTTGACGTTAATACTAATTTTCGTGTTATCGACTGGAGTATGCTTTTGCTACTACATTATTTGGATATTATTTGA TTCCGAGGAGACGataatcaatacaaatcaacacgATTACATGTACCAACGGTATCAGCAATCGGGTCCAATAAAACACCCGcaccagcaacagcagcagcagcaccagACAATGACGTCTACCGGTATGTACAGTGGCATGCGTCAGAACGCGGCCCAGCCTTACTATTACCAACAGTCGGCCCACGAATTATACCCCGAACAACTTCAATACGACTATCGCCACAGTCCAAGACGATACAGGACCGAGTCCCATACGCAGAACACTTCAACGGTAGCCGACATGGCTGGAACACCACACCATCGACATGTACCGACGCAGAGTCACGTTTACCAACAGGACATTTTAGACCGACGCGACTATACAAGTAGACCTATTGCCACAACAGCGGTTACAACTGTAGGTGGCAAGTCGATGAACAGTTCCGGCGGTGCACCAAAGTCTGCGAGCACCGCAGGTCTGGGGACATCCGGCGTCACAACGTTGGATAGCGAACCGAGCATGAGTGTGGCTGCGGGAGGAGGACGGCATTACAATACTCACCCACGGCCCCTAACCTCTCATCATCGGAATAGTGGCGCCTCTCAGCATTCATTACGCGCTTCATCATCTATTCATGAATTTATGCAGAATGACATAGGCCAAAATGAGCATTACATCTATGTTACGTATCCGCCAGATCTAAAAAAACGCTATTTTGATAAATACGAATAA